In a genomic window of Microterricola viridarii:
- a CDS encoding sugar-binding transcriptional regulator, with protein sequence MVEHDELLSIRAAELYYEENKTQDEIGSILRLTRWKVGRLLAQAKANGFIRIEIVHPRARRLPIERRLREKLGLTDAIVVSSAGVSGDDELQSRTAQAAADYLTSLRPIPRTLGLSWGRTLHDVSIHLKQGWAPGVNVVQINGGVSLNKRAGTAATTAVTIASKAGGQATLLPSPAILERIETKRAIEADRSVAAVLEMAATASAYLFSAGAADQNSVHVDSGYITADNVTELVRKGAVGDVIGRYIDSNGNIVDPALDDRTVGLRLDDLRRSALSIAVIAGPSKHAVAGAVVSSGLCTVLVTDEDTANALLGD encoded by the coding sequence ATGGTCGAACACGACGAGCTGTTGTCGATCCGCGCTGCGGAGCTCTACTACGAAGAGAACAAGACGCAGGACGAGATCGGATCAATACTGCGCCTGACGCGCTGGAAGGTCGGGCGGCTGCTCGCCCAGGCGAAGGCCAACGGCTTCATCCGGATCGAGATCGTGCACCCGCGCGCCCGCCGGCTCCCGATCGAGCGCCGGCTCCGCGAGAAGCTCGGGCTGACCGACGCGATCGTGGTCTCCTCCGCCGGTGTGAGCGGCGACGACGAGCTGCAGTCGCGCACCGCCCAGGCCGCCGCCGACTACCTCACCTCCCTGCGCCCCATCCCGCGCACCCTCGGCCTCAGCTGGGGCCGCACCCTGCATGACGTCTCCATACACCTCAAGCAGGGCTGGGCGCCCGGCGTCAACGTCGTGCAGATCAACGGCGGCGTCAGCCTGAACAAGCGGGCGGGCACGGCGGCGACAACGGCCGTCACCATCGCCAGCAAGGCCGGCGGCCAGGCCACGCTGCTGCCGAGCCCGGCCATCCTGGAGCGCATCGAGACCAAGCGCGCCATCGAGGCCGACCGCTCGGTCGCCGCCGTGCTCGAGATGGCGGCAACGGCCAGCGCCTACCTGTTCAGCGCCGGTGCGGCCGACCAGAACTCGGTGCACGTCGACAGCGGATACATCACCGCCGACAACGTCACGGAGCTGGTGCGGAAGGGCGCCGTCGGCGACGTCATCGGCCGCTACATCGACAGCAACGGCAACATCGTCGACCCGGCCCTCGACGACCGCACCGTCGGGCTCCGGCTCGACGACCTGCGCCGCTCCGCCCTCTCCATCGCCGTCATCGCCGGACCCAGCAAGCACGCCGTCGCCGGCGCGGTCGTCAGCAGCGGGCTCTGCACCGTGCTGGTGACCGACGAGGACACCGCCAACGCCCTGCTCGGCGACTGA